A genomic region of Alnus glutinosa chromosome 11, dhAlnGlut1.1, whole genome shotgun sequence contains the following coding sequences:
- the LOC133882429 gene encoding cyclin-dependent kinase inhibitor 7 isoform X2: MQGDCVRNCKRNAVVEGSSTGAAVAKRRRVVGFASPNVELENQRLCMDSGGMNAGDLCSSFCTDQFPSSCCSSNESSEVMRDNLRRLDLEAKSSETVDSTYIKSKFRETTPSSELCGDSNEMDSLAAKTPPKAEIEEFFAMAEKYEQKRFAEKYNYDIAKDVPLEGRYQWIRLKP; the protein is encoded by the exons ATGCAGGGGGATTGTGTGAGAAACTGTAAGCGGAATGCTGTGGTGGAGGGCTCAAGCACAGGCGCGGCGGTGGCGAAGAGGAGGAGAGTTGTTGGTTTTGCTTCGCCAAATGTCGAGCTAGAGAACCAGCGTTTGTGCATGGATTCCGGCGGAATGAACGCCGGTGACTTGTGCTCGAGTTTTTGTACGGACCAGTTCCCGTCGTCTTGTTGCTCCAGCAATGAGTCGAGCGAGGTCATGAGGGACAACTTGAGGCGCTTAGATCTGGAG GCCAAGAGTTCCGAAACCGTAGACTCAACGTACATCAAGAGCAAATTCAG AGAGACGACGCCGTCGAGCGAGCTCTGCGGAGACTCAAACGAAATGGACTCGCTGGCGGCGAAGACTCCACCGAAGGCGGAGATCGAGGAGTTCTTCGCAATGGCTGAGAAGTACGAGCAAAAGCGGTTCGCCGAGAA GTACAACTATGACATTGCGAAGGATGTGCCCTTGGAGGGTCGGTACCAGTGGATTCGTTTGAAGCCATGA
- the LOC133882429 gene encoding cyclin-dependent kinase inhibitor 7 isoform X1, which translates to MQGDCVRNCKRNAVVEGSSTGAAVAKRRRVVGFASPNVELENQRLCMDSGGMNAGDLCSSFCTDQFPSSCCSSNESSEVMRDNLRRLDLEAKSSETVDSTYIKSKFSRETTPSSELCGDSNEMDSLAAKTPPKAEIEEFFAMAEKYEQKRFAEKYNYDIAKDVPLEGRYQWIRLKP; encoded by the exons ATGCAGGGGGATTGTGTGAGAAACTGTAAGCGGAATGCTGTGGTGGAGGGCTCAAGCACAGGCGCGGCGGTGGCGAAGAGGAGGAGAGTTGTTGGTTTTGCTTCGCCAAATGTCGAGCTAGAGAACCAGCGTTTGTGCATGGATTCCGGCGGAATGAACGCCGGTGACTTGTGCTCGAGTTTTTGTACGGACCAGTTCCCGTCGTCTTGTTGCTCCAGCAATGAGTCGAGCGAGGTCATGAGGGACAACTTGAGGCGCTTAGATCTGGAG GCCAAGAGTTCCGAAACCGTAGACTCAACGTACATCAAGAGCAAATTCAG CAGAGAGACGACGCCGTCGAGCGAGCTCTGCGGAGACTCAAACGAAATGGACTCGCTGGCGGCGAAGACTCCACCGAAGGCGGAGATCGAGGAGTTCTTCGCAATGGCTGAGAAGTACGAGCAAAAGCGGTTCGCCGAGAA GTACAACTATGACATTGCGAAGGATGTGCCCTTGGAGGGTCGGTACCAGTGGATTCGTTTGAAGCCATGA
- the LOC133881816 gene encoding uncharacterized protein LOC133881816, with translation MWGGGRGGGGGGGDIYWGRKEGAESKGIAVIFAWASIQERHLKSYVDLYASLGWNCLVSHADFLSAFYPQRAFSLAYVVLDELVQELRIKPCPVVFVAFSGGPKACMYKLFQIIDGTRGGELYGGEYQLVRNCVSGHIYDSSPVDFTSDLGTRFALHPSILKMPGSSKLVSWVAKGVASGLDALYLTRFESQRVEYWQALYSSVNLGAPFLIICSENDDLAPYDIICNFAQRLQDLGGDVKLVKLNGTPHIGHYKHYPIQYRAAVTNLLHKAASVFSQKIRLLGERSSMEGMHDEISELICDLQEVAVNSNQSLRRVAQGPSDHFFLPSSAEYHSSRDSANLQDEQKERSIYLPDSLSTSINANSVLGQILFDVCVPKNVEGWDIKFGGSLNGQPFASARRNSPFHSIKCIRRSKL, from the exons ATGTGGGGTGGTGGtagaggtggaggtggaggtggaggtgatATATATTGGGGAAGAAAGGAGGGAGCTGAGTCAAAAGGAATCGCGGTGATCTTCGCTTGGGCTTCGATTCAGGAGCGGCACTTGAAGAGCTACGTGGACTTGTACGCGTCCCTCGGATGGAATTGCCTCGTGTCTCATGCCGATTTTCTCAGCGC ATTTTATCCTCAGAGGGCCTTCTCATTAGCATATGTTGTTCTCGATGAGCTTGTTCAG GAGCTAAGGATTAAGCCATGTCCTGTAGTCTTTGTAGCTTTTTCTGGTGGTCCAAAGGCTTGCATGTACAAGCTTTTTCAG ATTATTGACGGAACACGTGGTGGTGAGCTGTATGGG GGTGAATATCAGTTGGTCAGAAATTGTGTTTCTGGACACATCTATGATTCTAGTCCAGTAGATTTTACAAGTGATTTGGGTACTCGATTCGCACTACACCCCTCCATTCTTAAAATGCCCGGTTCATCGAAACTTGTTTCTTGGGTGGCAAAAGGTGTTGCTTCTGGTCTGGATGCATTATATCTTACTAGGTTTGAATCCCAACGTGTTGAGTATTGGCAGGCTTTGTACTCCTCTGTT AACTTGGGTGCTCCTTTTCTCATTATATGCTCAGAAAATGATGACCTTGCACCGTACGATATTATCTGCAACTTCGCGCAACGTTTACAAGATCTTGGGGGGGATGTTAAGCTTGTGAAATTGAATGGCACCCCTCACATAG GTCATTACAAGCATTATCCAATCCAATATAGGGCTGCTGTGACCAATTTGCTTCACAAGGCAGCTTCagttttttctcaaaaaattcGACTACTTGGAGAAAGAAGTAGCATGGAGGGCATGCATGATGAGATATCTGAGCTAATCTGTGACCTCCAGGAAGTAGCAGTTAACTCAAACCAGAGCCTACGAAGAGTCGCACAGGGGCCAAGCGACCACTTCTTCTTGCCAAGCTCAGCAGAGTATCACAGTAGTAGAGATTCTGCGAATCTACAAGATGAACAGAAAGAAAGATCAATTTATTTGCCTGACTCCCTAAGCACAAGCATCAATGCAAATAGCGTACTCGGCCAAATCCTCTTTGATGTTTGTGTTCCCAAGAATGTTGAAGGTTGGGATATTAAATTTGGTGGCTCTCTCAATGGGCAGCCGTTTGCTTCTGCTCGAAGGAATTCACCTTTTCATAGTATTAAATGTATTCGTCGGTCAAAACTATAA
- the LOC133882580 gene encoding B3 domain-containing protein Os01g0234100-like — MAVAQKQRDDPPISSLMVPDLEYELRFFSDIVRPSRMKKRATPPKTKEKLFQRGTSGSGFNTTTAKQAVNNAEKLKSLSIKRKRTTVNSSYDTSKAQSSVLQQAKEVQANLDPKFPSLVKSMLPSHVTFGFWLGLPKHFCDAHLPKHDTKIVLEDESGEEFETKYLWLKVGLSAGWRGFSIAHKLLVGDIVIFHLVKPSKFKVYIVRSNSSDEVDGALALLKLDTCMKQMNCNTKTNACEETVNEGLEPLSQENTMDLGPISDPLEDHSDFGSEILDGIKLSESVVDFKHVRSIEGFIILVNGLVINSELPKFLLTKYYELCCSQKSFLHECLLEGLNCKLAAGIISETINIADAIRSCKICTSLDHFSTWEKTLKAFEVLGMNVGFLHARLEQLVNISLKSKRYEEARLERDHAEEEKQTLEAKLLEIKERMNCLDAEIENLDPTTERLELMFEELANAPW; from the exons ATGGCTGTAGCTCAAAAGCAGAGAGATGACCCTCCTATTTCTTCTCTCATGGTCCCCGACCTTGAATATGAGCTTCGCTTCTTCTCTGATATTGTCCGTCCGTCTCGGATGAAAAAGCGGGCGACGCCACCGAAGACCAAGGAAAAGCTGTTCCAGAGAGGAACCTCGGGTTCGGGGTTCAACACGACGACTGCTAAGCAA GCAGTCAATAATGCAGAGAAGTTAAAAAG CCTTAGtattaaaagaaagagaacaacAGTCAACAGCTCATATGATACATCCAAAGCTCAGTCTTCTGTTTTACAACAAGCAAAAGAGGTTCAAGCAAATCTAGATCCCAAATTCCCTAGCCTTGTTAAGAGTATGCTTCCATCTCATGTTACTTTTGGATTTTGGCTG GGTCTCCCCAAGCACTTTTGTGATGCACATTTGCCTAAGCATGATACCAAAATTGTTTTGGAAGATGAAAGTGGGGAagaatttgaaacaaaatatctttGGTTAAAGGTGGGACTAAGTGCTGGATGGAGAGGGTTTTCTATCGCTCACAAGTTACTGGTGGGAGATATCGTGATTTTCCATTTAGTCAAGCCTTCCAAGTTTAAG GTATACATTGTGAGATCTAATAGTTCAGATGAAGTGGATGGTGCTCTTGCCCTCTTAAAATTGGATACTTGCATGAAACAAATGAATTGCA ATACGAAAACCAATGCTTGTGAAGAGACAGTAAATGAGGGTTTGGAGCCTCTTTCTCAAGAAAATACTATGGATCTTGGGCCGATATCAGATCCTTTAGAAGATCACAGTGATTTTGGCTCAGAAATTTTGGATGGAATCAAATTATCAGAATCTGTGGTTGATTTTAAACATGTTAGAAGTATTGAGGGTTTCATCATTCTCGTTAATGGTTTGGTTATAAACTCTGAGCTTCCCAAATTCCTACTGACCAAGTACTATGAGCTCTGTTGCAGTCAGAAATCATTTCTTCATGAGTGTCTCCTCGAGGGTCTTAACTGTAAATTAGCTGCTGGAATAATTTCTGAGACTATTAACATTGCTGACGCCATTAGATCCTGCAAGATTTGCACGTCACTAGATCATTTTTCCACTTGGGAAAAGACTTTGAAAGCTTTTGAGGTGTTGGGGATGAATGTGGGATTCCTGCATGCTCGGCTAGAGCAGCTTGTGAATATTTCACTGAAATCAAAGAGGTATGAAGAAGCTAGACTTGAACGAGATCATGCAGAAGAGGAGAAGCAAACTCTGGAGGCAAAGCTTTtggaaataaaagagagaatgaATTGCCTTGATGCCGAGATTGAGAATCTGGATCCTACTACTGAGAGGCTTGAGCTTATGTTTGAAGAACTGGCTAATGCCCCTTGGTAA